Proteins encoded together in one Telopea speciosissima isolate NSW1024214 ecotype Mountain lineage chromosome 4, Tspe_v1, whole genome shotgun sequence window:
- the LOC122658075 gene encoding calmodulin-binding transcription activator 5 isoform X1, giving the protein MESSATGRLTGCEIHGFHTMEDLDVGTIMKEATTRWLRPNEIHAILFNHNYFSIRVKPVNLPPSGTIVLFDRTMLRNFRKDGHNWKKKKDGKTVKEAHEHLKVGNEERIHVYYAHGQDNPNFVRRCYWLLDKKQEHIVLVHYRETLEVQGSSTTPVHSNSSSGNSDPYASGVLLEEIDSVVDYAGSVESKEVGECMTVRNHELKLHEINTLEWEDLVATENRNDPPGPKRDDVSYFEQQNLYVMSNSKNNGSILLKDNLPAAGCVPVGVQLPIHDCFQTMGMSDHRQDSEELRVGKYDSLDVPVEGLQTQDSFGRWMNCIMTNSQGSINDPQLESPISSGHESSVYTEIDNNQPSIGEQVFSITEVSPAWAFSTEETKVIVIGCFSRDSSHLLAETRLYCVFGDVCVPVEMVQFGVFRCMALPHNPGPVNFYLSLDGSTPISQVLTFEYRSPMNNWVAQPEDKWEECQVQLRLAHLLFSTTNSITLLSSKASANSLREAKRFAQIISSIDKGWAHLIKSVGDGISFPLAKNSLLELSLKNKFLEWLLERVVEGCKIPARDRQGQGVIHLCAILGYTWSVKPYSSSGISLDFRDASGWTALHWAAYYGRKEMVAVLLSAGAKPNLVTDPTPEFPGGQTAADLASKNGHEGLAAYLAEKGLIAQLNAMYISGNISGSPQTISTDLVNSINLSEDELCLKDTLEAYRAAADAASRIQSAFRENSLKQRTKAVEFSNPENEARNIVAAMRIQHAFRNYEIRKKMSAAARIQYRFRTWKIRKEFLNIRRQAIKIQAAFRGLQVRKQYRKILWSVGILEKAVLRWRQKKKGFRGLQVQGTEAVGVNQNQENGVEDFFQISRKQAEERVERSIIRVQSMFRSKQAQLEYRRMKLAHNQATLEYEGLLDP; this is encoded by the exons ATGGAGAGTAGTGCTACTGGTCGGCTTACTggatgtgagattcatgggtttcaTACAATGGAGG ATTTGGATGTTGGAACTATAATGAAGGAAGCCACAACAAGGTGGCTGCGGCCAAATGAAATTCATGCAATACTCTTTAATCACAACTATTTCAGTATCCGTGTCAAGCCAGTGAACTTGCCTCCAA GTGGCACAATTGTTTTGTTTGACCGTACAATGCTGAGGAACTTCCGCAAAGATGGCCATaactggaagaagaaaaaagatgggAAGACTGTCAAAGAAGCTCATGAACACTTAAAA GTTGGTAATGAAGAAAGGATCCATGTCTATTATGCACATGGCCAGGATAACCCCAACTTTGTCCGCAGGTGTTATTGGCTACTTGACAA GAAACAAGAACACATAGTCCTTGTGCATTATCGTGAAACATTAGAG GTGCAGGGTTCTAGCACTACACCTGTTCATTCAAATTCGAGCTCAGGAAACTCTGACCCATACGCTTCTGGGGTTTTATTGGAAGAAATTGATTCCGTGGTAGATTATGCTG gTTCTGTTGAATCAAAAGAGGTTGGTGAATGTATGACTGTTAGAAATCATGAGCTGAAACTTCATGAGATTAACACTCTTGAGTGGGAAGATCTGGTGGCAACAGAAAATCGCAATGATCCTCCAGGACCTAAGAGAG ATGACGTTTCATATTTTGAGCAGCAGAACCTATATGTAATGAGTAACTCCAAAAACAAT GGTAGTATTCTCCTAAAAGACAATTTACCTGCTGCTGGGTGTGTTCCTGTCGGTGTACAACTACCAATCCATGATTGCTTTCAAACAATGGGAATGAGTGACCACAGACAGGATTCTGAAGAGCTGAGAGTGGGAAAATATGATTCATTGGATGTTCCTGTTGAAGGTTTGCAAACTCAGGACAGCTTTGGCAGGTGGATGAACTGCATTATGACTAATTCCCAAGGATCGATCAATGATCCACAACTTGAATCCCCAATCTCCAGTGGTCATGAATCAAGTGTATATACCGAGATAGATAATAATCAACCTTCTATTGGAGAGCAAGTTTTCAGTATAACTGAAGTTTCACCTGCATGGGCTTTTTCAACTGAAGAAACAAAG GTCATAGTGATTGGATGTTTTAGCAGAGATTCTTCACATCTTCTTGCAGAGACTAGATTATATTGCGTCTTTGGCGATGTATGTGTTCCTGTAGAAATGGTTCAATTTGGGGTGTTCCGTTGTATGGCATTGCCACATAACCCTGGCCCAGTTAATTTCTACCTGAGTCTTGATGGCAGTACTCCCATTAGCCAAGTACTGACTTTTGAGTATCGTTCTCCTATGAACAACTGGGTTGCTCAGCCAGAAGATAAGTGGGAAGAATGTCAAGTGCAGTTAAGATTGGCACATTTGCTCTTCTCTACAACTAATAGCATTACTCTTCTATCTAGTAAGGCTTCAGCAAATTCCCTAAGGGAGGCAAAAAGATTTGCGCAAATAATCTCTTCCATTGACAAAGGTTGGGCACATTTAATTAAGTCAGTTGGTGATGGGATCTCGTTTCCACTAGCCAAAAACAGTTTGCTTGAACTCTCTTTGAAGAACAAGTTTCTAGAGTGGCTTTTGGAAAGAGTAGTTGAAGGGTGTAAAATCCCTGCTCGGGACCGTCAAGGTCAAGGAGTAATCCATTTGTGTGCTATCCTAGGCTATACCTGGTCTGTTAAACCATATTCAAGTTCAGGCATCTCTTTAGATTTTCGTGATGCATCTGGATGGACAGCACTTCATTGGGCTGCTTACTATGGGAG GAAGGAAATGGTTGCAGTTCTTTTATCTGCAGGGGCAAAGCCAAATTTAGTCACAGACCCAACTCCAGAATTTCCTGGTGGACAGACTGCTGCTGATCTTGCTTCCAAGAATGGACATGAGGGCCTAGCTGCTTATCTTGCAGAAAAGGGATTAATAGCACAATTGAATGCTATGTACATATCAGGAAACATAAGTGGCTCCCCACAAACTATCTCCACTGACCTGGTTAACTCCATAAACCTCAGTGAGGATGAGCTGTGCCTGAAGGATACCTTGGAAGCATATCGGGCAGCTGCTGATGCGGCATCCCGTATACAATCTGCATTCAGGGAGAATTCTCTAAAGCAGAGGACAAAAGCAGTTGAGTTTTCCAATCCAGAGAACGAGGCTCGTAATATAGTTGCAGCTATGAGAATTCAACATGCTTTCCGAAACTATGAGATCCGAAAGAAGATGTCAGCTGCTGCACGAATCCAATATAGATTTCGTACTTGGAAGATTCGGAAAGAGTTTCTCAATATACGTCGGCAGGCTATTAAAATTCAA GCTGCATTCCGAGGTCTCCAAGTACGGAAGCAGTACCGTAAGATTCTTTGGTCAGTTGGAATACTTGAGAAAGCAGTTTTACGTTGGCGTCAGAAGAAAAAAGGATTCCGTGGGCTTCAGGTCCAAGGCACTGAAGCTGTTGGAGTAAATCAAAACCAAGAGAATGGTGTGGAGGACTTCTTCCAGATCAGCAGGAAACAAGCAGAAGAGCGTGTGGAGAGATCTATTATACGAGTCCAATCCATGTTCCGATCAAAGCAAGCACAGCTAGAGTACCGAAGGATGAAATTGGCCCACAATCAAGCAACG TTGGAATACGAAGGGCTTCTTGATCCTTAG
- the LOC122658075 gene encoding calmodulin-binding transcription activator 5 isoform X2, which produces MESSATGRLTGCEIHGFHTMEDLDVGTIMKEATTRWLRPNEIHAILFNHNYFSIRVKPVNLPPSGTIVLFDRTMLRNFRKDGHNWKKKKDGKTVKEAHEHLKVGNEERIHVYYAHGQDNPNFVRRCYWLLDKKQEHIVLVHYRETLEVQGSSTTPVHSNSSSGNSDPYASGVLLEEIDSVVDYAEVGECMTVRNHELKLHEINTLEWEDLVATENRNDPPGPKRDDVSYFEQQNLYVMSNSKNNGSILLKDNLPAAGCVPVGVQLPIHDCFQTMGMSDHRQDSEELRVGKYDSLDVPVEGLQTQDSFGRWMNCIMTNSQGSINDPQLESPISSGHESSVYTEIDNNQPSIGEQVFSITEVSPAWAFSTEETKVIVIGCFSRDSSHLLAETRLYCVFGDVCVPVEMVQFGVFRCMALPHNPGPVNFYLSLDGSTPISQVLTFEYRSPMNNWVAQPEDKWEECQVQLRLAHLLFSTTNSITLLSSKASANSLREAKRFAQIISSIDKGWAHLIKSVGDGISFPLAKNSLLELSLKNKFLEWLLERVVEGCKIPARDRQGQGVIHLCAILGYTWSVKPYSSSGISLDFRDASGWTALHWAAYYGRKEMVAVLLSAGAKPNLVTDPTPEFPGGQTAADLASKNGHEGLAAYLAEKGLIAQLNAMYISGNISGSPQTISTDLVNSINLSEDELCLKDTLEAYRAAADAASRIQSAFRENSLKQRTKAVEFSNPENEARNIVAAMRIQHAFRNYEIRKKMSAAARIQYRFRTWKIRKEFLNIRRQAIKIQAAFRGLQVRKQYRKILWSVGILEKAVLRWRQKKKGFRGLQVQGTEAVGVNQNQENGVEDFFQISRKQAEERVERSIIRVQSMFRSKQAQLEYRRMKLAHNQATLEYEGLLDP; this is translated from the exons ATGGAGAGTAGTGCTACTGGTCGGCTTACTggatgtgagattcatgggtttcaTACAATGGAGG ATTTGGATGTTGGAACTATAATGAAGGAAGCCACAACAAGGTGGCTGCGGCCAAATGAAATTCATGCAATACTCTTTAATCACAACTATTTCAGTATCCGTGTCAAGCCAGTGAACTTGCCTCCAA GTGGCACAATTGTTTTGTTTGACCGTACAATGCTGAGGAACTTCCGCAAAGATGGCCATaactggaagaagaaaaaagatgggAAGACTGTCAAAGAAGCTCATGAACACTTAAAA GTTGGTAATGAAGAAAGGATCCATGTCTATTATGCACATGGCCAGGATAACCCCAACTTTGTCCGCAGGTGTTATTGGCTACTTGACAA GAAACAAGAACACATAGTCCTTGTGCATTATCGTGAAACATTAGAG GTGCAGGGTTCTAGCACTACACCTGTTCATTCAAATTCGAGCTCAGGAAACTCTGACCCATACGCTTCTGGGGTTTTATTGGAAGAAATTGATTCCGTGGTAGATTATGCTG AGGTTGGTGAATGTATGACTGTTAGAAATCATGAGCTGAAACTTCATGAGATTAACACTCTTGAGTGGGAAGATCTGGTGGCAACAGAAAATCGCAATGATCCTCCAGGACCTAAGAGAG ATGACGTTTCATATTTTGAGCAGCAGAACCTATATGTAATGAGTAACTCCAAAAACAAT GGTAGTATTCTCCTAAAAGACAATTTACCTGCTGCTGGGTGTGTTCCTGTCGGTGTACAACTACCAATCCATGATTGCTTTCAAACAATGGGAATGAGTGACCACAGACAGGATTCTGAAGAGCTGAGAGTGGGAAAATATGATTCATTGGATGTTCCTGTTGAAGGTTTGCAAACTCAGGACAGCTTTGGCAGGTGGATGAACTGCATTATGACTAATTCCCAAGGATCGATCAATGATCCACAACTTGAATCCCCAATCTCCAGTGGTCATGAATCAAGTGTATATACCGAGATAGATAATAATCAACCTTCTATTGGAGAGCAAGTTTTCAGTATAACTGAAGTTTCACCTGCATGGGCTTTTTCAACTGAAGAAACAAAG GTCATAGTGATTGGATGTTTTAGCAGAGATTCTTCACATCTTCTTGCAGAGACTAGATTATATTGCGTCTTTGGCGATGTATGTGTTCCTGTAGAAATGGTTCAATTTGGGGTGTTCCGTTGTATGGCATTGCCACATAACCCTGGCCCAGTTAATTTCTACCTGAGTCTTGATGGCAGTACTCCCATTAGCCAAGTACTGACTTTTGAGTATCGTTCTCCTATGAACAACTGGGTTGCTCAGCCAGAAGATAAGTGGGAAGAATGTCAAGTGCAGTTAAGATTGGCACATTTGCTCTTCTCTACAACTAATAGCATTACTCTTCTATCTAGTAAGGCTTCAGCAAATTCCCTAAGGGAGGCAAAAAGATTTGCGCAAATAATCTCTTCCATTGACAAAGGTTGGGCACATTTAATTAAGTCAGTTGGTGATGGGATCTCGTTTCCACTAGCCAAAAACAGTTTGCTTGAACTCTCTTTGAAGAACAAGTTTCTAGAGTGGCTTTTGGAAAGAGTAGTTGAAGGGTGTAAAATCCCTGCTCGGGACCGTCAAGGTCAAGGAGTAATCCATTTGTGTGCTATCCTAGGCTATACCTGGTCTGTTAAACCATATTCAAGTTCAGGCATCTCTTTAGATTTTCGTGATGCATCTGGATGGACAGCACTTCATTGGGCTGCTTACTATGGGAG GAAGGAAATGGTTGCAGTTCTTTTATCTGCAGGGGCAAAGCCAAATTTAGTCACAGACCCAACTCCAGAATTTCCTGGTGGACAGACTGCTGCTGATCTTGCTTCCAAGAATGGACATGAGGGCCTAGCTGCTTATCTTGCAGAAAAGGGATTAATAGCACAATTGAATGCTATGTACATATCAGGAAACATAAGTGGCTCCCCACAAACTATCTCCACTGACCTGGTTAACTCCATAAACCTCAGTGAGGATGAGCTGTGCCTGAAGGATACCTTGGAAGCATATCGGGCAGCTGCTGATGCGGCATCCCGTATACAATCTGCATTCAGGGAGAATTCTCTAAAGCAGAGGACAAAAGCAGTTGAGTTTTCCAATCCAGAGAACGAGGCTCGTAATATAGTTGCAGCTATGAGAATTCAACATGCTTTCCGAAACTATGAGATCCGAAAGAAGATGTCAGCTGCTGCACGAATCCAATATAGATTTCGTACTTGGAAGATTCGGAAAGAGTTTCTCAATATACGTCGGCAGGCTATTAAAATTCAA GCTGCATTCCGAGGTCTCCAAGTACGGAAGCAGTACCGTAAGATTCTTTGGTCAGTTGGAATACTTGAGAAAGCAGTTTTACGTTGGCGTCAGAAGAAAAAAGGATTCCGTGGGCTTCAGGTCCAAGGCACTGAAGCTGTTGGAGTAAATCAAAACCAAGAGAATGGTGTGGAGGACTTCTTCCAGATCAGCAGGAAACAAGCAGAAGAGCGTGTGGAGAGATCTATTATACGAGTCCAATCCATGTTCCGATCAAAGCAAGCACAGCTAGAGTACCGAAGGATGAAATTGGCCCACAATCAAGCAACG TTGGAATACGAAGGGCTTCTTGATCCTTAG